The Gemmatimonadales bacterium genome includes a region encoding these proteins:
- a CDS encoding glycosyltransferase: protein MIHPPAPRVSVCICAFNAARFLDAALASAAQQTYRNLEILVIDDGSSDETAAVATRWSETDSRVRLLHFAENRGIAYARQTALEAATGDWVVFLDADDVALPEMIERQMTMAQNDSSIAVVGVAAILTGPRGPSEPIGVRRVGPSSKDHFRQLVENSKLVFMETPALMSRQVAIEAGGLRLFASERDATVHMRDFAEDLDLWCRISDVGRQGRFMIALPEPLVYIRKTAGSLSSVNSRLMAMKMAWIKDCLRRRRQGRPELQYDDFERSMTRVQWLRFQWKAFAAQQWRELGSAYMERKWVEAAWRLFLLLLVNPRRLIRGRVQRIQQPAKVEDS, encoded by the coding sequence GTGATCCACCCGCCGGCCCCGCGCGTATCCGTCTGTATCTGTGCCTTCAACGCGGCACGCTTTCTGGACGCGGCACTGGCAAGTGCTGCTCAGCAGACCTACCGCAACCTGGAAATCCTCGTGATCGACGATGGGTCCTCCGACGAAACGGCGGCCGTCGCGACCCGTTGGTCGGAGACCGACTCCCGAGTTCGGCTGCTCCACTTTGCCGAGAACCGGGGCATCGCGTACGCCCGCCAGACCGCGTTAGAGGCCGCCACCGGTGACTGGGTCGTCTTTTTGGATGCCGATGACGTCGCTCTGCCTGAGATGATTGAACGGCAGATGACCATGGCGCAGAATGACTCCTCGATCGCCGTCGTGGGTGTGGCTGCGATACTGACGGGGCCTCGTGGACCCTCGGAGCCGATCGGCGTGCGGCGTGTCGGACCTTCCAGCAAGGACCACTTCCGGCAATTGGTCGAGAACTCCAAACTCGTGTTCATGGAGACTCCCGCGCTGATGTCGCGCCAGGTAGCCATCGAGGCCGGCGGGCTTCGGCTGTTTGCTTCGGAGCGTGATGCCACTGTGCACATGCGGGACTTCGCCGAAGACCTCGATCTCTGGTGTCGCATATCTGATGTCGGTCGGCAGGGACGGTTCATGATCGCGCTGCCGGAGCCCTTGGTGTACATCCGCAAGACGGCTGGCTCCCTCTCCTCGGTCAACTCCAGATTGATGGCCATGAAGATGGCCTGGATCAAGGACTGTCTGCGTCGCCGGCGCCAGGGCCGCCCCGAGTTGCAATACGACGACTTCGAACGGTCCATGACACGAGTGCAGTGGTTGCGATTCCAGTGGAAGGCTTTCGCCGCCCAACAATGGCGAGAGCTGGGTTCGGCCTACATGGAGCGGAAGTGGGTGGAGGCTGCCTGGCGATTGTTCCTGCTACTCCTGGTCAATCCACGTCGCTTGATACGGGGCCGAGTCCAGCGCATCCAACAGCCAGCGAAGGTCGAGGACTCGTGA